One genomic window of Desulfovibrio legallii includes the following:
- the topA gene encoding type I DNA topoisomerase — MGKQLIIVESPAKVKTIKKFLGPQYMVQASVGHVRDLPSGQLAVDEEHDFAPHYEVIEEKKKVVSELRSAAAKADTVYLAPDPDREGEAIAWHVAELIKDKAKDIKRIQFNEITARAVKEALAHPRALNGHLFEAQQARRVLDRLVGYKISPLLWKTVKRGISAGRVQSVALRLIVEREEAREAFNPEEYWLFRALLAGETPPPFKAELAKIHNKKAVVANAAQAEELEAALKGQPFVVQSVEEKERERAPQPPFITSTLQQAANQRLGYTAKRTMNLAQRLYEGVELGDKGLTALITYMRTDSTRIADEARQAAKEYIAAAFGKEYLPKRARVYKAKESAQDAHEAIRPVDVTLTPETVQPHLPPDQYNLYRLIWSRFVASQMAGARFHDTAVTIACAHTQWKAKGERLLFPGFLAALPRGANEDAAALPPLRAGETLNLEKLEKEQKFTQPPARYSEASLVRELEELGIGRPSTYAAIISTLQDREYVTLAERHFAPTDLGRVVCRQLTENFCRLMDVGFTAKMEEDLDKVAEGKEGWVDLLRAFAGDFNPTLAAAAKNMQSVKGGLPANLSCPECGKPLVIKFGKAGAFLACSGYPECRYTSNFERREDGSVAPVAQQKPQYEKVGQCPQCGRDLVIKRSRTGSSFIACTGYPECRYAAPLSTGVPCPRCGKGQLVEKSTKRGKIFYSCDQYPQCDFALWDKPVPGPCPRCGSPYLVEKKQRGGGARVVCPVKGCGYVQEEEAHE; from the coding sequence ATGGGCAAGCAGCTGATTATTGTGGAATCGCCGGCCAAGGTGAAGACCATCAAAAAGTTTCTGGGGCCGCAGTACATGGTGCAGGCCAGCGTGGGCCATGTGCGCGACCTGCCCTCGGGCCAGCTGGCCGTGGACGAGGAGCACGACTTTGCCCCGCACTATGAAGTGATTGAAGAGAAAAAAAAGGTGGTCAGCGAGCTGCGCAGCGCCGCCGCCAAGGCCGATACCGTGTACCTGGCCCCGGACCCTGACCGCGAAGGGGAGGCCATAGCCTGGCATGTGGCCGAGCTTATCAAGGATAAAGCCAAGGACATCAAGCGCATCCAGTTCAACGAGATCACCGCGCGGGCCGTGAAGGAAGCCCTGGCCCATCCCCGCGCCCTCAACGGGCACCTTTTTGAGGCCCAGCAGGCCCGCCGCGTGCTGGACAGGCTGGTGGGCTACAAAATTTCCCCCCTGCTCTGGAAAACCGTCAAGCGCGGCATTTCCGCCGGGCGGGTGCAGTCCGTGGCTCTGCGGCTCATTGTGGAGCGCGAGGAAGCCCGCGAGGCCTTCAACCCTGAGGAATACTGGCTCTTCCGCGCTCTGCTGGCCGGGGAAACCCCGCCGCCTTTCAAGGCGGAGCTCGCCAAAATCCACAATAAGAAGGCCGTGGTGGCCAATGCGGCCCAGGCCGAGGAGCTGGAAGCCGCCCTCAAGGGGCAGCCCTTTGTGGTGCAGAGCGTGGAGGAAAAGGAACGCGAACGCGCGCCCCAGCCGCCCTTCATCACCTCCACCCTGCAGCAGGCCGCCAACCAGCGTCTGGGCTACACGGCCAAGCGGACCATGAACCTGGCCCAGCGCCTGTACGAAGGCGTGGAGCTGGGGGATAAAGGGCTCACGGCGCTCATCACCTATATGCGCACGGATTCCACCCGCATTGCCGACGAGGCCCGCCAGGCGGCCAAGGAATACATCGCCGCGGCCTTTGGCAAGGAGTATCTGCCCAAGCGCGCCCGCGTCTACAAAGCCAAGGAGAGCGCCCAGGACGCGCACGAGGCCATCCGCCCCGTGGACGTGACCCTCACGCCGGAGACGGTCCAGCCCCATTTGCCGCCGGATCAGTACAATCTTTACCGGCTTATCTGGTCGCGCTTTGTGGCCTCGCAGATGGCCGGGGCGCGGTTTCACGACACGGCCGTGACCATTGCCTGCGCCCACACCCAGTGGAAGGCCAAGGGCGAGCGTCTGCTCTTTCCCGGTTTTCTGGCGGCCCTGCCGCGCGGGGCCAATGAAGACGCCGCGGCCCTGCCGCCCCTGCGCGCCGGGGAGACCCTGAATCTGGAAAAGCTGGAAAAGGAGCAGAAGTTCACCCAGCCCCCGGCCCGCTACAGCGAAGCGAGCCTGGTGCGGGAGCTGGAAGAGCTGGGCATCGGGCGGCCCTCCACCTATGCGGCCATCATCTCCACCCTTCAGGACAGGGAATACGTGACCCTGGCGGAGCGGCACTTTGCGCCCACGGACCTGGGGCGGGTGGTCTGCCGCCAGCTGACGGAAAATTTTTGCCGGCTCATGGACGTGGGCTTTACGGCCAAAATGGAAGAAGACCTGGACAAGGTGGCCGAGGGCAAGGAGGGCTGGGTGGATTTGCTGCGCGCCTTTGCGGGCGACTTCAACCCCACCCTGGCCGCGGCGGCCAAAAACATGCAGAGCGTCAAGGGCGGCCTGCCCGCCAACCTGTCCTGCCCGGAGTGCGGCAAGCCGCTGGTCATCAAGTTTGGCAAGGCCGGGGCCTTCCTGGCCTGCTCCGGCTATCCGGAATGCCGCTACACCAGCAACTTTGAGCGGCGGGAGGACGGCAGCGTGGCCCCCGTGGCGCAGCAGAAGCCGCAGTACGAAAAAGTGGGGCAGTGCCCCCAGTGCGGGCGCGATCTGGTCATCAAGCGCTCCCGCACGGGCAGCAGCTTCATCGCCTGCACGGGTTACCCAGAATGCCGCTACGCCGCGCCTTTGTCCACGGGCGTGCCGTGTCCGCGTTGCGGCAAGGGGCAGCTGGTGGAAAAAAGCACCAAGCGCGGCAAGATATTCTATTCCTGCGATCAGTACCCGCAGTGCGATTTTGCCCTTTGGGACAAGCCCGTGCCCGGCCCTTGCCCGCGTTGCGGCTCCCCCTATCTGGTGGAGAAAAAGCAGCGCGGCGGCGGGGCCAGGGTTGTCTGCCCGGTTAAGGGCTGCGGCTATGTGCAGGAGGAAGAAGCGCATGAGTGA
- the traT gene encoding complement resistance protein TraT — translation MAFPRSALLALFCCLLPLCACVRQQGDPARLEVLRAGALEDAANDAEIPRLVYLGLRDNSGHAPGLRPLAEARLRQAGYELVPNPSQAGYILQMNVLAAGPTDPATARAVVAAGYDAPSRLAGQGGTALVADVLLVLRRVPSAAKPGRARLKNISSRNAISDSQMRLGLLLSQRIRQEKSLPPYFMETLAKELAQALHAATDGAPDPADAAAFPAGPEDSPPSP, via the coding sequence ATGGCTTTTCCCCGTTCCGCGCTTCTGGCCCTGTTCTGCTGCCTGCTGCCGCTCTGCGCCTGCGTGCGGCAGCAGGGCGACCCGGCCCGGCTGGAGGTTCTGCGCGCCGGCGCGCTGGAAGACGCCGCCAACGATGCGGAGATCCCCAGGCTGGTCTACCTGGGGCTGCGCGACAATTCGGGGCACGCCCCCGGCCTGCGCCCCCTGGCCGAAGCCCGCCTGCGCCAGGCAGGCTACGAGCTGGTGCCCAACCCCAGCCAGGCCGGCTACATCCTGCAAATGAACGTGCTGGCCGCGGGCCCCACGGATCCGGCCACGGCCCGCGCCGTGGTGGCCGCAGGCTACGACGCGCCCTCCCGCCTTGCGGGCCAGGGCGGCACGGCCCTGGTGGCCGACGTGCTGCTGGTGCTCAGGCGGGTGCCCAGCGCGGCCAAGCCGGGCCGGGCGCGGCTCAAAAACATCAGCAGCCGCAACGCCATTTCCGACAGCCAGATGCGCCTGGGGCTGCTGCTCAGCCAGCGTATCCGGCAGGAAAAAAGCCTGCCTCCCTATTTTATGGAAACCCTGGCTAAGGAGCTGGCCCAGGCCCTGCATGCGGCCACAGACGGCGCGCCGGATCCGGCCGACGCGGCCGCGTTTCCCGCTGGTCCGGAGGACAGCCCGCCCAGCCCCTGA
- a CDS encoding cupin domain-containing protein: MIHRATELETFAKEMFGGPGDVHFTKIVPAEGLAGKGRLFNIGLLKPGCAVGMHGHKGEMEIYYILEGHGLYNDNGTETPVGPGDVTVCPDGESHGLLNTGDTDLKMVALILFAQ, encoded by the coding sequence ATGATCCATCGCGCAACGGAACTGGAAACTTTTGCCAAAGAAATGTTCGGCGGCCCCGGCGACGTGCATTTTACCAAGATTGTCCCGGCCGAGGGCCTGGCGGGCAAAGGCCGTCTGTTCAACATCGGCCTGCTCAAGCCCGGCTGTGCTGTGGGCATGCACGGCCACAAGGGCGAAATGGAGATCTACTACATTCTGGAAGGCCACGGCCTGTATAACGACAACGGCACAGAAACGCCCGTGGGGCCCGGCGACGTCACCGTCTGCCCCGACGGCGAGAGCCACGGTCTGCTCAATACCGGCGATACGGACCTTAAAATGGTGGCGTTGATCCTGTTTGCCCAATAG
- a CDS encoding superoxide dismutase family protein: MKRILPVLLVMGGALLLAAGHVRAESVTVPINKIMDAGVDKALGQVVFADDGKGGLDILVEVAGLPPGPHGMHIHEKPSCAPGLKDGKNVAGLAAGGHFDPAHSGKHEGPGKPGHKGDLPFITADAQGTAKAKLHAPGLTTAEIRGRSLMIHAGGDNYADVPAPLGGGGARIACGVIK, from the coding sequence ATGAAAAGAATTCTTCCTGTTCTGCTGGTTATGGGCGGCGCTCTGCTGCTGGCCGCGGGCCATGTCCGGGCCGAGAGCGTTACGGTTCCGATCAATAAGATAATGGACGCCGGCGTGGACAAGGCGCTGGGGCAGGTGGTTTTTGCGGACGACGGCAAGGGCGGGCTGGACATTCTGGTGGAAGTGGCCGGGCTGCCGCCCGGGCCCCACGGCATGCACATTCATGAGAAGCCCTCGTGCGCCCCAGGCCTCAAGGACGGCAAAAACGTGGCGGGGCTGGCCGCCGGCGGCCACTTTGACCCCGCCCACAGCGGCAAGCATGAAGGCCCCGGCAAGCCGGGCCACAAGGGCGACCTGCCCTTTATCACTGCCGACGCCCAGGGCACGGCCAAGGCCAAGCTGCACGCCCCCGGCCTGACCACGGCGGAAATCCGGGGCCGCTCCCTTATGATCCACGCCGGCGGCGACAACTACGCCGACGTGCCCGCCCCCTTGGGCGGCGGCGGGGCGCGGATAGCCTGCGGCGTCATTAAGTAG
- a CDS encoding DUF362 domain-containing protein — protein MTAPAPVHAPLPVALTRCQDYTEPTLSRQTGAALDAARLTEHISLRGARVLVKPNLLQAKALACTTPAVVAAACAWLMDQGARVTVADAPGFGRAAAVARAVGLEAALKPLGLAVRPLETPVPTTLPLLSGSPPPHGRAPRFGIARLALESDAILSLPRVKAHSQMLLTLAVKNCFGCVCGLRKAVVHAREGRDPDFFADCLAALWAALPPVAALADGVRAMHVTGPSKGEPFPLNLLGACASAPALDEALCAVLGRTPSSVPLGAALIRRQAPGTAAAGCVPVYPLLRPEDFDAAGFVLPARLAHTSFHPARLLKSCARRICAVFRT, from the coding sequence ATGACCGCGCCTGCCCCCGTTCACGCCCCCCTGCCCGTGGCCCTGACCCGCTGCCAGGACTATACGGAACCAACCCTGAGCCGCCAGACCGGCGCGGCCCTGGACGCCGCCCGACTGACGGAGCACATCTCCCTGCGCGGCGCGCGGGTGCTGGTCAAACCCAACCTCCTGCAGGCCAAGGCCCTGGCCTGCACCACGCCCGCCGTGGTCGCCGCCGCCTGCGCCTGGCTCATGGACCAGGGCGCGCGCGTCACCGTGGCCGACGCCCCTGGCTTTGGCCGCGCCGCCGCCGTGGCCCGCGCCGTGGGCCTGGAGGCCGCCCTCAAACCCCTGGGCCTCGCCGTGCGCCCGCTGGAAACCCCCGTGCCCACAACCCTGCCCCTGCTCTCCGGCTCCCCCCCGCCCCACGGCCGCGCCCCGCGCTTCGGCATCGCCCGCCTGGCCCTGGAAAGCGACGCCATCCTCTCCCTGCCCAGGGTCAAGGCCCACAGCCAGATGCTCCTGACCCTGGCGGTAAAAAACTGCTTCGGCTGCGTCTGCGGCCTGCGCAAGGCCGTGGTCCACGCCCGCGAAGGCCGCGATCCGGATTTTTTCGCCGACTGCCTGGCCGCGCTCTGGGCCGCGCTGCCGCCCGTGGCCGCCCTGGCCGACGGCGTGCGCGCCATGCACGTCACCGGCCCCAGCAAGGGCGAACCCTTCCCCCTCAACCTCCTGGGAGCCTGCGCCAGCGCCCCGGCCCTGGACGAAGCCCTCTGCGCCGTGCTGGGCCGCACGCCGTCATCCGTGCCCCTGGGCGCGGCGCTGATCCGCCGCCAGGCCCCAGGCACGGCCGCCGCAGGCTGCGTGCCCGTCTACCCCCTGCTGCGTCCTGAAGATTTTGACGCCGCGGGCTTTGTGCTGCCCGCGCGCCTGGCCCATACCTCCTTTCACCCGGCACGCCTGCTCAAAAGCTGCGCGCGCCGCATCTGCGCCGTCTTCCGCACCTGA
- the thiE gene encoding thiamine phosphate synthase, whose product MPKILPGETDIYAITDPNYSLGRPLEEVVRALLSAGVRIVQYREKKLKAGAMLEECRLLRRLTREADACFIVDDYVDLAILAEADGVHVGQEDLPVPEVRSLVGPDMLIGLSTHKPEQAQAARGLGADYIGVGPIYATHTKEDVVDPVGLQYLDWVHSNIDLPLVAIGGIKEHNIADVARHGARCCCLITDLVGAPDIPAKVAALRKAMRAGQ is encoded by the coding sequence ATGCCCAAAATCCTGCCCGGAGAAACCGACATCTACGCCATCACCGACCCCAACTACTCCCTGGGCCGCCCCCTGGAAGAAGTGGTCCGCGCCCTGCTCAGCGCCGGTGTGCGCATCGTGCAGTACCGCGAAAAAAAGCTCAAAGCCGGAGCCATGCTGGAAGAATGCCGCCTGCTCCGCCGCCTGACCCGCGAGGCCGACGCCTGCTTCATCGTGGACGACTATGTGGACCTGGCCATCCTGGCCGAGGCCGACGGCGTGCATGTGGGCCAGGAAGACCTGCCCGTGCCCGAAGTGCGCTCCCTGGTGGGGCCGGATATGCTCATCGGCCTCTCCACCCATAAGCCGGAACAAGCCCAGGCAGCGCGCGGCCTGGGCGCGGACTACATCGGCGTGGGCCCCATCTACGCCACCCACACCAAAGAAGACGTCGTGGACCCCGTGGGCCTCCAGTACCTGGACTGGGTGCACAGCAACATCGACCTGCCCCTGGTGGCCATCGGCGGCATCAAAGAACACAACATCGCCGACGTGGCCCGCCACGGCGCGCGCTGCTGCTGCCTGATCACCGACCTCGTGGGCGCGCCCGACATCCCCGCCAAAGTGGCCGCCCTGCGCAAAGCCATGCGCGCGGGACAGTAA
- a CDS encoding methyl-accepting chemotaxis protein yields MFGAYKRLRIVPKVVIPVALILVLGLGLLAWQIQWRSAAAVGSVAKRELAALGGEKGNLIRSFINGAVGETKALSGALAQAIATGQQPSRESLAALLRGVQMGNPDLFGVGAMWEPNAYDGKDADCRGAAGSDANGRFLPYCATGAKLVNLGEQLDQPYYTTPKATQAVFLSDPQPYTVNGKAVPMSSVAYPVLVQKAFRGVVLADISVDRLVQLVTEIKVYSTGYASLQNDQGRILAHHKSELIGKNVFQANALQNEQAAMAAFKAGEPYFEAVNAATGVMLRYFHPIAIEGSSQHWYLSVAAPESEVMAQATEISRLTLTMSAVLLAALLLAVFLLVRSSLRPVNYLARTAEVIAGGDLRHTIKDEGFGGEMKTLSTALKAMIQSLLETIAKAEALAADAKAESEKARQATREAEAATARAESARRDGMLAAAGQLEGVVGVLSSASTKLATQIEQSDRSAAESAQRLTEAATAMNEMNATVQEVAKNASQASGASSDTRERALAGARIVEQSLQSIESVRDASLALKEDMARLNEHAQAISRIMAVISDIADQTNLLALNAAIEAARAGEAGRGFAVVADEVRKLAEKTMASTTDVGNAIAAIQDSTAKSMEGVDNAVRQIGQATDFAEQSGKALEEIVSTVEATADQVNAIAAASEEQSAASEEINQSINHISSMSHQTADAMDGAAHAVSDLANQAQQLNNLIEEMKRG; encoded by the coding sequence ATGTTCGGTGCATACAAACGATTGCGTATTGTTCCCAAAGTAGTCATCCCTGTGGCGCTGATTCTGGTGTTGGGCCTTGGCCTGCTGGCCTGGCAGATCCAGTGGCGCAGCGCAGCCGCCGTAGGCAGCGTAGCCAAGCGGGAGCTGGCCGCCCTGGGCGGCGAAAAAGGCAACCTGATCCGCAGTTTCATCAATGGCGCTGTGGGCGAGACCAAGGCGTTGAGCGGGGCCCTGGCCCAGGCTATCGCCACAGGGCAGCAGCCTTCGCGGGAAAGCCTGGCGGCCCTGCTGCGCGGCGTGCAGATGGGCAATCCGGACCTCTTTGGCGTGGGCGCCATGTGGGAACCGAACGCTTACGACGGCAAAGACGCCGACTGCCGCGGCGCGGCGGGCAGCGACGCCAACGGCCGCTTTCTGCCCTACTGCGCCACCGGGGCCAAGCTGGTGAACCTGGGCGAACAGCTGGACCAGCCCTACTATACAACGCCCAAGGCAACGCAGGCGGTCTTTCTTTCCGACCCGCAGCCCTACACGGTCAACGGCAAGGCGGTGCCCATGTCCTCCGTGGCCTACCCTGTCCTGGTCCAGAAGGCCTTTCGCGGCGTGGTGCTGGCGGATATTTCCGTGGACCGTCTTGTCCAGCTTGTTACGGAGATCAAGGTCTACAGCACGGGCTACGCTTCGCTCCAGAACGACCAGGGGCGCATTCTGGCCCACCACAAAAGCGAGCTTATCGGCAAAAACGTCTTTCAGGCCAACGCGCTACAGAACGAGCAGGCCGCCATGGCGGCCTTCAAGGCCGGCGAACCGTACTTTGAAGCCGTGAACGCCGCCACGGGCGTTATGCTGCGCTATTTCCACCCCATCGCCATTGAGGGCAGCAGCCAGCACTGGTACCTGAGCGTCGCCGCCCCTGAAAGCGAGGTGATGGCCCAGGCCACGGAAATCAGCCGCCTGACCCTGACCATGTCCGCCGTGCTGCTGGCGGCCCTGCTGCTGGCCGTCTTTCTGCTGGTGCGCAGCTCCCTGCGGCCCGTCAATTATCTGGCCCGCACCGCCGAAGTCATTGCCGGCGGCGACCTGCGCCACACCATTAAGGACGAAGGCTTCGGCGGCGAAATGAAAACCCTGAGCACGGCCCTCAAGGCCATGATCCAGTCCCTGCTGGAAACCATAGCCAAGGCGGAAGCCCTGGCCGCCGACGCCAAGGCGGAATCGGAAAAAGCCCGCCAGGCCACCCGCGAGGCCGAGGCCGCCACGGCCAGGGCCGAAAGCGCGCGCCGCGATGGCATGCTGGCCGCCGCCGGGCAACTGGAAGGCGTGGTGGGCGTGCTCTCCTCCGCCTCCACCAAGCTGGCGACTCAGATCGAACAATCGGACCGCAGCGCCGCAGAATCCGCCCAGCGCCTTACCGAGGCCGCCACGGCCATGAACGAAATGAACGCCACCGTGCAGGAAGTGGCCAAAAACGCCAGCCAGGCCTCCGGGGCCTCCAGCGACACGCGCGAGCGCGCCCTGGCCGGCGCGCGCATTGTGGAGCAGTCCCTCCAGAGCATTGAAAGCGTGCGCGACGCCTCCCTGGCCCTCAAAGAGGACATGGCCCGCCTCAACGAGCACGCCCAGGCCATCAGCCGCATCATGGCCGTCATCTCCGACATTGCGGACCAGACCAACCTTCTGGCGCTCAACGCGGCCATTGAGGCCGCCCGCGCGGGCGAAGCCGGACGCGGCTTTGCCGTGGTGGCCGACGAGGTGCGCAAACTGGCGGAAAAAACCATGGCCTCCACCACCGACGTGGGCAACGCCATTGCCGCCATTCAGGACAGCACGGCCAAAAGCATGGAGGGCGTGGACAACGCCGTGCGCCAGATAGGCCAGGCTACGGATTTTGCCGAGCAGTCCGGCAAGGCGCTGGAAGAGATCGTCAGCACGGTGGAAGCCACGGCCGACCAGGTTAACGCCATTGCCGCCGCCAGCGAGGAGCAGTCCGCCGCCAGCGAGGAAATCAACCAGAGCATCAACCACATCAGCAGCATGTCCCACCAGACTGCCGATGCCATGGACGGCGCGGCCCATGCCGTTTCCGACCTGGCCAATCAGGCCCAGCAGCTCAACAACCTTATAGAGGAAATGAAGCGCGGATAA
- a CDS encoding mechanosensitive ion channel family protein, whose product MRAVIMIFCMALALTCGVGSGPGPVLAAAARDKAAPKADLDAKGADKAARIEAAKNGADKNADKASAKADAAKTDADKGGDKAPAKADAPKADAAKTGADKTDADKPVLPLQDPWEAVWSNQRTMLNEVDDKAAQMSADFSQRTVNLSARVQPYTEEARRLLVLVNTYKNWPNPMEAVSRRITVTMEDLRKLLDPMTAARKEAQGLLERIGYLADSLPEDLQDSSLSPEIQDYARRLTLTRLRLTAVLAQFDAALAPSLALIKRLEKTREEIGAQLPLLWKDYYLQRPVPWLSPDAWRDFSKQMGYSLQGMVLRLPVEIPVTPDRWGTALVRLLIGLLVTGAFCTLLYRRYAAAAAQNATVRHIFRVSLPWLCVGLALLGSSISATGEFFRLLLAVGNLCLIVAQLYLAWDFRRLKYPDVAVERAPFWDLMPLTLGAYVLLYLPLTKALVLLIWLGIVIAAMVRQRRRPRPDLGPLHVEASVLECEPLALWICLVLALSGLHIYSMVLYLLFASTSLALQLCLGGMAMVSNLNDNLPKEGVRAALAHLAVALAAPVVLVAVVVGVSLWIGTLPGGMALMQRYLLQGVSVGSTQFNIVHVLLIITMFYLTRTAVAMGSRFLARLPKQGLTIDSTLIPPMQTAFTYALWCCFGLFVLRALGMELSNLAMVAGGLSVGIGFGMQTIVNNFLSGLILIFSRTLQAGDVVDVGGIQGRVRKISVRATMVETFDNALIIVPNSEFVASRLINWTRNSRTVRREIKIGVAYGSSADQVMKILLAIANSHSNVLKYPPPAVSFDDFGASTLDFTLRFWVRDYDVSVSTSSDIRLEIEKAFREADIEIAFPQLDVHIKDVPAPRALRPAARPAPRPAANPAAAAVPTAVADQAPPRRAGQPGQPGGQARRRPRLVGGRTRRPARPGNAAPAAAPVVTPAAAPAVEDEDEN is encoded by the coding sequence ATGCGTGCAGTCATTATGATTTTTTGCATGGCTCTGGCGCTGACCTGCGGCGTGGGAAGCGGCCCTGGGCCGGTTCTGGCGGCAGCGGCAAGGGATAAGGCCGCGCCCAAGGCCGACCTGGACGCCAAGGGCGCGGACAAGGCGGCCAGGATAGAGGCCGCCAAAAACGGCGCGGATAAGAACGCGGACAAAGCGTCGGCCAAAGCGGACGCCGCCAAAACGGACGCGGACAAGGGCGGCGACAAGGCTCCGGCCAAAGCGGACGCTCCCAAAGCGGACGCGGCCAAGACGGGTGCGGATAAGACGGATGCGGACAAGCCCGTCCTGCCCCTGCAGGATCCCTGGGAAGCCGTCTGGAGCAACCAGCGGACCATGCTGAACGAGGTGGACGACAAAGCCGCGCAGATGAGTGCGGATTTCAGCCAGCGCACGGTCAATCTGAGCGCGCGGGTGCAGCCCTATACGGAGGAGGCCCGCCGTCTGCTGGTGCTGGTGAATACATACAAAAACTGGCCCAACCCCATGGAGGCCGTAAGCCGCCGCATCACGGTCACCATGGAAGACCTGCGCAAACTGCTGGACCCCATGACGGCGGCCCGCAAAGAGGCGCAAGGCCTGCTGGAGCGCATCGGCTACCTGGCGGACAGCCTGCCCGAAGACCTGCAGGACAGCAGCCTGAGCCCGGAAATTCAGGATTACGCCAGGCGTCTGACGCTCACCCGCCTGCGCCTCACGGCGGTGCTGGCCCAGTTTGACGCCGCCCTGGCCCCCTCCCTGGCCCTGATCAAGCGGCTGGAAAAGACCAGGGAAGAGATCGGCGCGCAGCTGCCCTTGCTGTGGAAGGACTATTACCTGCAGCGCCCGGTGCCCTGGCTCAGCCCCGACGCCTGGCGCGACTTCTCCAAACAGATGGGCTATTCCCTGCAGGGCATGGTGCTGCGCCTGCCCGTGGAGATTCCCGTTACGCCGGACCGCTGGGGCACGGCCCTGGTGCGCCTGCTTATCGGGCTTCTGGTTACCGGGGCCTTCTGCACCCTGCTGTACCGGCGCTATGCGGCGGCCGCGGCGCAGAACGCCACGGTGCGGCACATCTTCCGGGTCAGCCTGCCCTGGCTCTGTGTGGGCCTGGCCCTGCTGGGCAGCTCCATTTCCGCCACAGGCGAGTTCTTTCGGCTGCTCCTGGCCGTGGGCAACCTCTGCCTTATTGTGGCGCAGCTCTACCTGGCCTGGGACTTCCGTCGGCTCAAGTATCCTGATGTAGCCGTGGAGCGCGCGCCCTTCTGGGATCTCATGCCCCTCACCCTGGGGGCGTATGTGCTGCTCTATCTGCCGCTCACCAAGGCGCTGGTGCTGCTCATCTGGCTGGGGATAGTCATTGCGGCCATGGTGCGCCAGCGCCGCCGCCCCCGGCCGGATCTGGGCCCCCTGCATGTGGAGGCCAGCGTGCTGGAATGCGAGCCCCTGGCGCTCTGGATCTGCCTGGTGCTGGCCCTTTCCGGCCTGCACATCTATAGTATGGTGCTGTACCTGCTTTTTGCCTCCACTTCGCTGGCCCTGCAGCTCTGCCTGGGCGGCATGGCCATGGTCAGCAACCTGAACGACAACCTGCCCAAGGAGGGCGTGCGCGCCGCGCTTGCCCATCTGGCCGTGGCCCTGGCCGCGCCCGTGGTGCTGGTGGCCGTGGTGGTGGGCGTTTCGCTCTGGATCGGCACCCTGCCGGGCGGCATGGCTCTTATGCAGCGCTACCTGCTGCAGGGGGTCAGCGTGGGCAGCACGCAGTTCAACATCGTTCATGTGCTGCTGATCATCACCATGTTCTACCTCACGCGCACGGCCGTGGCCATGGGCTCGCGCTTTCTGGCCCGTCTGCCCAAGCAGGGCCTGACCATTGATTCCACCCTCATCCCGCCCATGCAGACGGCCTTTACCTACGCCCTGTGGTGTTGCTTCGGGCTGTTTGTGCTGCGGGCCCTGGGCATGGAGCTGAGCAACCTGGCCATGGTGGCCGGCGGTCTTTCCGTGGGCATCGGCTTCGGCATGCAGACTATTGTCAACAACTTCCTTTCGGGCCTGATCCTTATTTTCAGCCGCACCCTGCAGGCCGGGGACGTGGTGGACGTGGGCGGCATCCAGGGCCGGGTGCGCAAGATCAGCGTGCGCGCCACCATGGTGGAAACCTTTGACAACGCCCTGATCATCGTGCCCAACTCCGAGTTTGTAGCCAGCAGGCTCATCAACTGGACGCGCAACAGCCGCACCGTGCGGCGGGAGATCAAGATCGGCGTGGCCTACGGCAGTTCGGCCGATCAGGTCATGAAGATCCTGCTGGCCATCGCCAACAGCCACAGCAATGTGCTCAAATATCCGCCTCCGGCCGTGTCGTTTGACGATTTTGGGGCCAGCACCCTGGACTTCACCCTGCGCTTCTGGGTTCGGGATTACGACGTGAGCGTGTCCACTTCGTCGGACATCCGCCTGGAGATCGAAAAAGCCTTCCGCGAGGCGGACATAGAAATTGCCTTCCCGCAGCTGGACGTGCATATTAAGGATGTGCCCGCGCCCCGCGCTCTGCGGCCTGCCGCGCGCCCCGCCCCGCGCCCGGCGGCGAATCCGGCTGCCGCGGCGGTGCCCACGGCCGTTGCGGACCAGGCCCCCCCGCGCCGGGCTGGGCAGCCCGGCCAGCCCGGAGGTCAGGCGCGCCGTCGGCCGCGCCTGGTGGGCGGCAGAACCCGGCGTCCGGCCAGGCCCGGCAATGCTGCGCCTGCCGCTGCACCCGTCGTTACGCCTGCCGCTGCACCCGCCGTGGAGGACGAGGACGAAAATTGA